The proteins below come from a single Leptospiraceae bacterium genomic window:
- a CDS encoding sulfate ABC transporter substrate-binding protein, translating into MKNQFKRILMILLLTNVQSIIGKDSILNVSYDPTREFYRGYNELFAKYWKNKTGKEIDIKQSHGGSGKQARSVIDGLEADVVTLALAYDIDSIAEKGKRLPIDWQKRLTLNSSPYTSTIVFLVRKGNPKGIKDWNDLIKPGIEIITPNPKTSGGARWNYMAAWGYALKQNKNTANSAITETKAKEFVTAIFKNVKVLDSGARGATTTFVNRQIGDVLITWENEAYLSLKEAGLNSVEMIVPSISIYAEPPVALIDTNVDKHKTREVSEEYLKYLYSPEAQELAAKNFYRPTLDSVLKKYKSTFKEVKFFTINEVGGDWKKIQEKHFKDKGLFDQIYSNK; encoded by the coding sequence TTGAAAAATCAATTTAAACGAATATTAATGATACTTCTCTTAACAAATGTTCAATCAATCATTGGCAAAGACTCAATTTTAAATGTATCCTACGATCCAACAAGAGAATTCTATAGAGGATACAATGAATTATTCGCAAAGTATTGGAAAAACAAAACTGGTAAAGAAATAGATATTAAACAATCTCATGGTGGCTCCGGCAAACAAGCAAGGTCTGTTATAGATGGACTCGAAGCGGATGTAGTAACACTTGCGTTAGCCTACGATATTGATTCAATTGCAGAAAAAGGAAAACGACTTCCTATTGATTGGCAAAAGAGGCTAACACTGAATAGCTCTCCGTATACTTCTACAATCGTATTCCTAGTAAGAAAAGGAAATCCAAAAGGTATTAAAGATTGGAATGACCTAATTAAACCAGGAATAGAGATAATAACGCCTAACCCCAAAACAAGTGGAGGGGCAAGATGGAATTATATGGCAGCTTGGGGATATGCATTAAAACAAAATAAGAACACTGCTAACTCTGCCATAACTGAAACAAAAGCCAAAGAATTCGTAACCGCTATTTTTAAAAATGTAAAAGTGTTAGACTCAGGTGCGAGGGGAGCCACTACTACTTTCGTAAATCGCCAAATTGGAGATGTATTAATAACTTGGGAAAATGAAGCATATCTTTCCCTAAAAGAAGCAGGTCTCAATTCAGTAGAAATGATTGTACCATCGATAAGTATTTATGCTGAACCGCCTGTTGCTTTAATTGATACGAATGTAGATAAACATAAAACTAGAGAAGTTTCGGAAGAATATCTAAAGTATCTTTATTCACCAGAAGCACAGGAATTGGCTGCAAAAAATTTCTATCGCCCGACCTTAGATTCTGTTCTTAAAAAATATAAATCTACATTCAAAGAAGTAAAATTTTTTACAATAAATGAAGTTGGTGGAGATTGGAAAAAAATACAGGAAAAACATTTTAAAGATAAAGGACTTTTCGACCAGATCTATTCAAACAAATAA